One window of the Microbulbifer sp. Q7 genome contains the following:
- a CDS encoding uroporphyrinogen-III synthase — translation MPSAHSALAGKRILITRPAHQTGGWRDRLQSEGALTDCIPLLEIAPIEQGADAQRIKSLILDFDQFEHAIFVSQNAVQHAFDWLDNYWPQLPIGPRYYAIGAATARAIRTRGANPETGNTESGLASTMDSEALLALPQLQQLQGQRVIIFRGQGGRPLIGSTLEKRGARLDYCELYRRTLPASATEEMRAYRALPDAITVHSGETLENLHRVIDATARTDLRQALLVCPSARVAQQASALGFTRACAAANAGDDAMLAALKEAVAAGNS, via the coding sequence ATGCCCAGCGCCCATTCCGCACTCGCCGGCAAACGCATACTGATCACCCGCCCCGCCCACCAAACAGGGGGCTGGCGGGACCGACTGCAGTCCGAGGGGGCGCTGACCGACTGCATCCCCCTGCTGGAAATCGCGCCGATCGAACAGGGCGCTGACGCCCAGCGGATTAAAAGCCTGATTCTGGATTTCGACCAGTTCGAACATGCGATTTTCGTGTCCCAGAATGCCGTGCAACACGCCTTCGACTGGCTCGACAACTACTGGCCGCAACTGCCCATCGGGCCGCGCTATTACGCCATTGGCGCCGCCACCGCGCGCGCCATTCGCACGCGCGGAGCCAACCCGGAAACCGGCAATACCGAAAGTGGGCTGGCGAGCACCATGGATTCGGAAGCCCTGCTCGCACTACCCCAGCTGCAACAGCTGCAGGGCCAGCGGGTCATCATTTTTCGCGGGCAGGGCGGTCGCCCCCTCATCGGCAGCACGCTGGAAAAGCGCGGTGCACGACTGGATTACTGCGAGCTGTACCGGCGTACCCTGCCGGCCAGCGCCACCGAAGAAATGCGCGCCTACCGCGCGTTGCCAGATGCCATAACCGTGCACAGCGGCGAAACCCTGGAAAACCTGCACCGGGTCATCGACGCCACCGCACGCACCGACCTGCGCCAGGCACTACTGGTCTGCCCGAGCGCGCGCGTTGCACAACAGGCAAGCGCACTCGGCTTTACCCGCGCCTGCGCCGCCGCCAATGCCGGCGATGACGCCATGCTGGCAGCACTGAAAGAGGCTGTGGCCGCCGGCAATTCCTGA
- the hemC gene encoding hydroxymethylbilane synthase: MSDSPSSAITTIRIATRESALALWQANYVKQQLELHHPDLTVELLPLTSRGDQLLDIPLSKVGGKGLFVKELEKAMLEGRADIAVHSMKDVPMEFPEGLHLPVICEREDPRDAFVSNHYAALEALPKGAVVGTSSLRRQCQVLALRPDLEVKFLRGNVNTRLAKLDAGDYDAIILAAAGLLRLEMRERIAAFIEPEVLLPAGGQGAVGIESRRDPALEALLAPLHHADTSHHLTAERAMVRRLNGSCQVPIGCYAIFDSSDHSTLHVRGLVGSPDGATMLSDEVRGSTADAEALGIRLAEQLLDAGADKILAAIQP, encoded by the coding sequence ATGTCCGACTCCCCATCTTCCGCCATCACCACCATCCGCATTGCCACCCGTGAAAGCGCCCTTGCCCTGTGGCAGGCGAATTACGTCAAGCAACAGCTGGAGCTGCACCACCCGGACCTGACCGTGGAACTGTTGCCGCTGACCAGTCGTGGCGACCAGCTGCTGGACATCCCCCTGAGCAAGGTGGGCGGCAAAGGCCTGTTCGTGAAAGAGCTGGAGAAAGCCATGCTGGAGGGCCGTGCCGATATCGCCGTGCACTCCATGAAAGACGTACCGATGGAATTCCCGGAGGGGCTGCATTTGCCCGTGATCTGCGAGCGCGAGGACCCGCGCGACGCCTTTGTGAGCAATCACTACGCGGCTCTCGAAGCACTGCCCAAAGGTGCCGTGGTCGGCACCTCCAGCCTGCGCCGCCAGTGTCAGGTACTGGCACTGCGCCCGGATCTGGAAGTGAAATTCCTTCGCGGCAATGTCAACACCCGCCTCGCCAAGCTCGATGCCGGCGACTACGACGCCATTATCCTGGCCGCCGCCGGCCTGCTGCGCCTGGAAATGCGCGAGCGCATCGCTGCCTTTATCGAGCCCGAAGTACTGCTGCCCGCCGGCGGCCAGGGTGCCGTGGGCATCGAGTCCCGCCGCGACCCGGCACTGGAAGCACTACTGGCGCCACTGCACCATGCAGACACCAGCCACCACCTGACCGCCGAGCGCGCCATGGTGCGCCGCCTCAACGGCAGCTGCCAGGTACCCATCGGCTGCTACGCCATTTTCGACAGCAGCGATCACAGCACCCTGCATGTGCGCGGTCTTGTTGGCAGCCCCGACGGCGCCACCATGCTCAGCGATGAAGTGCGCGGCAGCACCGCGGACGCCGAAGCCCTCGGCATCCGTCTCGCCGAGCAGCTGCTGGACGCCGGCGCCGACAAAATCCTCGCCGCGATTCAACCCTGA
- a CDS encoding VOC family protein: MDLNQVTLPVVDMQAATEFYRKMGFLQIVDTDHYARFECPDGNATFSLSLSGSGFSNGSIIYFEHEDLDALVKELESKGVKFDEPPSDRRYLWREAVLHDPSGNKIKLYWAGKNRLNPPWRVELGA; the protein is encoded by the coding sequence ATGGATTTGAATCAGGTAACACTTCCGGTAGTTGATATGCAGGCGGCAACGGAATTCTATCGCAAAATGGGATTCCTGCAGATTGTTGATACCGATCATTACGCCCGATTTGAGTGCCCGGATGGAAATGCAACATTCTCTCTTAGCCTTTCAGGGTCAGGATTTTCTAATGGGAGCATTATTTACTTCGAGCACGAAGATCTTGATGCATTGGTAAAAGAGCTTGAATCTAAAGGGGTCAAGTTCGACGAACCACCCAGTGATAGAAGGTACCTTTGGCGGGAAGCTGTATTGCACGATCCATCCGGGAACAAAATTAAATTATACTGGGCGGGCAAAAATCGATTGAACCCACCATGGCGCGTTGAGCTTGGCGCATAG
- the ruvX gene encoding Holliday junction resolvase RuvX — MNKPRTALAFDFGTRSIGLAYGQSLTGSARELDPLPAKDGKPNWDQVQRIVKEWQPQVLLVGLPLNMDGTESEFGARARKFGQRLHGRLGLPVEYADERLSTRAAKDEARERGHRGNFANQPIDSIAARIFLEDWLRQQGAG; from the coding sequence ATGAATAAACCGCGCACCGCCCTGGCCTTCGACTTTGGCACCCGCTCCATCGGCCTCGCCTACGGCCAGAGCCTGACCGGCAGTGCCCGCGAACTGGACCCGCTGCCGGCCAAAGACGGCAAGCCCAACTGGGATCAGGTGCAGCGCATTGTCAAAGAGTGGCAACCGCAGGTACTGCTGGTGGGCCTGCCACTCAACATGGACGGCACAGAAAGCGAATTCGGCGCCCGCGCCCGCAAATTCGGCCAGCGCCTGCACGGCCGCCTGGGCCTGCCGGTGGAGTACGCCGATGAGCGCCTCAGCACCCGTGCCGCCAAAGACGAAGCCCGCGAGCGCGGCCATCGCGGCAACTTTGCCAACCAGCCGATAGACTCCATCGCCGCGCGGATTTTTCTCGAGGACTGGCTGCGCCAGCAGGGTGCCGGCTAG
- a CDS encoding GNAT family N-acetyltransferase produces the protein MKVNLLESDEELNEVCAVLLQLRPQYDLDSLKVQVKLQREAGYRLAYVISGENILCVAGFVIGQKLAWGKHIYIDDLVADERHRSSGAGALLVDWIKQYAKEIGCSQVHLDSGVQRFQAHRFYLREKFNIESHHFSITGL, from the coding sequence ATGAAAGTTAATTTGCTAGAGTCAGATGAAGAATTGAACGAGGTTTGCGCGGTTCTTTTGCAGCTGAGACCGCAGTACGATCTGGATAGCCTTAAGGTGCAAGTCAAGTTGCAGCGCGAGGCTGGCTATAGACTTGCGTATGTTATATCGGGCGAGAACATTTTGTGCGTAGCGGGTTTTGTGATCGGCCAGAAATTGGCCTGGGGCAAGCATATCTATATCGATGATCTCGTAGCAGATGAACGTCACAGGTCATCCGGGGCGGGCGCGCTGCTGGTTGATTGGATAAAACAGTACGCGAAAGAAATTGGTTGCAGCCAAGTGCATCTAGACTCTGGGGTCCAAAGATTCCAGGCGCATCGCTTTTACTTGAGGGAAAAATTCAATATTGAAAGCCATCATTTTTCAATAACAGGACTCTAG
- the ubiD gene encoding 4-hydroxy-3-polyprenylbenzoate decarboxylase, with protein MKYKDLRDFIQLLEKRGLLKRIKHPVSPYLEMTEIADRVLRAGGPALLFENPTGYDTPVLANLFGTPERVALGMGRESVSELREVGELLAFLKEPQPPEGLRDAWDKLPIFKQVMNMGPKVISKADCQQFEINAGDVDLTKLPIQTCWPGDAAPLVTWPLVITRGPEKKRQNLGIYRMQLIGQNRLIMRWLSHRGGALDFREWQQQFPGEPFPVAVALGADPATILGAVTPVPDTLSEYAFAGLLRGGKTEVAEARLSNLQVPASAEYVLEGYIYPDDMADEGPYGDHTGYYNEIDSFPVFTVEKITHRKDPIYHSTYTGRPPDEPAVLGEALNEVFVPILRKQFPEIVDFYLPPEGCSYRLAVVTMKKQYPGHAKRVMMGVWSFLRQFMYTKFVIVTDDDVNARDWNDVIWAMTTRMDPARDTVMVENTPIDYLDFASPVSGLGSKIGFDATNKWEGETTREWGRPIVKDPEVTQKIDDMWDELGL; from the coding sequence ATGAAATACAAAGACCTGCGCGACTTCATCCAGCTATTGGAAAAGCGCGGCCTCCTCAAACGCATAAAACATCCCGTCAGTCCCTACCTGGAAATGACAGAAATTGCCGACCGCGTGCTACGCGCCGGTGGCCCAGCACTGTTGTTTGAAAACCCCACCGGATATGACACCCCCGTACTCGCCAACCTGTTTGGAACCCCCGAGCGTGTCGCCCTGGGCATGGGGCGGGAGTCCGTCAGCGAGCTACGCGAGGTAGGTGAGTTGCTCGCCTTCCTGAAGGAGCCACAGCCCCCTGAGGGTCTCCGTGATGCCTGGGACAAGCTACCCATCTTCAAGCAAGTAATGAACATGGGCCCCAAGGTCATCAGCAAGGCCGACTGCCAGCAGTTTGAAATCAACGCCGGCGACGTTGACCTGACCAAGCTCCCCATTCAGACCTGTTGGCCCGGTGATGCCGCGCCCCTCGTCACCTGGCCCCTGGTGATTACCCGGGGGCCGGAGAAGAAGCGTCAGAACCTCGGTATCTACCGCATGCAGTTGATCGGGCAAAACCGCCTGATCATGCGCTGGCTATCCCACCGGGGCGGTGCGCTGGACTTCCGTGAATGGCAACAGCAATTCCCCGGCGAGCCCTTCCCGGTTGCTGTCGCTCTTGGTGCCGACCCGGCCACTATTCTCGGTGCGGTCACCCCGGTGCCGGATACCCTTTCCGAATACGCCTTTGCGGGCCTACTGCGGGGCGGGAAAACAGAAGTGGCAGAAGCCCGGCTCAGCAACCTGCAGGTTCCCGCCAGTGCCGAGTACGTACTGGAAGGCTATATCTACCCGGACGACATGGCCGACGAGGGACCCTACGGCGACCACACCGGCTATTACAACGAGATAGATAGCTTTCCCGTATTCACTGTGGAAAAAATCACCCACCGCAAAGACCCCATTTACCACAGCACCTACACCGGCCGCCCACCGGATGAGCCGGCGGTATTGGGTGAGGCCCTGAATGAAGTCTTCGTACCCATATTGCGCAAGCAATTTCCGGAAATTGTCGATTTCTACCTGCCGCCAGAAGGCTGTTCCTACCGCCTCGCCGTGGTCACCATGAAGAAGCAGTACCCGGGACATGCCAAGCGGGTCATGATGGGCGTCTGGTCTTTTCTGCGCCAATTCATGTACACCAAGTTTGTGATCGTCACCGATGATGACGTCAACGCGCGGGACTGGAACGACGTCATCTGGGCCATGACCACCAGAATGGACCCCGCCCGCGACACGGTAATGGTCGAGAACACCCCGATCGATTATCTCGACTTCGCCTCACCGGTATCAGGGCTGGGCTCGAAGATCGGTTTCGACGCGACCAATAAATGGGAAGGCGAAACCACCCGGGAGTGGGGGCGACCAATCGTAAAAGATCCCGAAGTCACACAAAAAATCGATGACATGTGGGACGAGCTGGGTCTGTAG
- a CDS encoding YqgE/AlgH family protein, protein MQPSSIDSDLTHSSLRGQFLIAMPGMQDPRFHQAVTFVCEHGPEGTMGIVINEPSKVTWKEVFAQLSLDDTSLRSDEPVLIGGPVAQEQGFVLHGRGMQFASTADVSDDISLTASKDIIESLACGRGPDDVLLALGYAGWGPGQLEQEIAENAWLTLPAEPEILFATPWDKRWQTAAARHGIDLSGMGSQSGHA, encoded by the coding sequence ATGCAGCCATCCAGTATCGACAGCGACCTTACCCACAGCAGCCTGCGCGGCCAGTTCCTGATCGCCATGCCCGGCATGCAGGATCCGCGCTTTCACCAGGCGGTGACCTTTGTCTGCGAGCACGGCCCGGAAGGCACCATGGGCATCGTTATCAATGAGCCGAGCAAGGTGACCTGGAAAGAAGTATTTGCGCAGTTGTCGCTGGACGACACCAGCCTGCGCAGTGATGAGCCGGTGCTGATCGGCGGTCCGGTGGCTCAAGAGCAGGGGTTCGTGCTGCACGGTCGCGGCATGCAGTTCGCGTCCACCGCCGACGTCTCCGATGACATCAGCCTCACCGCATCCAAGGACATCATCGAGTCTCTCGCCTGTGGCCGCGGCCCCGACGACGTGCTGCTGGCCCTCGGCTACGCCGGGTGGGGACCGGGCCAGCTGGAACAGGAAATTGCCGAGAACGCCTGGCTGACCCTGCCCGCGGAGCCGGAAATCCTCTTTGCCACCCCCTGGGACAAGCGCTGGCAGACTGCCGCCGCCCGCCATGGCATCGATCTTTCCGGTATGGGCAGCCAGTCCGGCCACGCATAA
- a CDS encoding heme biosynthesis HemY N-terminal domain-containing protein, with protein MKRFLFFTLVLLLGGALLAEAMRSYPGYLLLTVGGDAGKRIEMNLWVAIGGLALGMLALFLAIWLLRSLARAIEGSVSRIRFGRSRMARRRLTNGLVEYMEGNWARARRLLLKSAARSDAPIINYLAAARSAFELGYRDEANELLAKAEATGDDTQLAVAISQARMQLLDKHYEQCIASLQRAMHEEPNHPALLQLLRQAYYHIGEWHGLRELLPRLEKHGTMPESQLQQLELEVYQNLLREAANRKDREKLKGVWQSLNGRWQRNIELRNLYGETLHKVGDDVEAEKQLRWILNREWRGDTVRLYGHLTGADANQQLSVADGWQKEYGDNADLLTCLGRLCLRNEIWGKARQYFEKSLLLRADPVTSAELARLLFALGEKEQAARLYEQGLLLAVSDLPKLPLPDQQTGMLSTKAS; from the coding sequence GTGAAACGCTTCCTGTTCTTTACCCTGGTGCTGCTTCTGGGTGGCGCCCTGCTCGCAGAAGCCATGCGTTCCTACCCGGGTTACCTGTTACTCACGGTGGGCGGCGACGCCGGCAAACGGATTGAAATGAACCTGTGGGTGGCGATTGGCGGCCTGGCTCTGGGCATGCTCGCCCTGTTTCTCGCCATCTGGCTACTGCGCAGTCTCGCCCGCGCCATTGAAGGCAGTGTCAGCCGCATCCGCTTTGGGCGCAGCCGCATGGCACGCCGCCGGCTGACCAATGGGCTTGTCGAGTATATGGAAGGCAACTGGGCGCGCGCCCGCCGCCTGCTGCTAAAAAGTGCCGCGCGCTCGGATGCCCCCATCATCAACTATCTGGCCGCCGCGCGCAGCGCTTTTGAGCTCGGTTACCGGGACGAAGCCAACGAGCTGCTGGCCAAGGCCGAAGCCACCGGCGACGATACCCAACTGGCCGTAGCCATCAGCCAGGCCCGCATGCAGCTGCTCGACAAACACTACGAGCAGTGCATCGCCAGCCTGCAGCGGGCCATGCACGAAGAGCCCAACCACCCGGCCCTGCTGCAGCTACTGCGTCAGGCTTACTACCACATCGGTGAATGGCACGGCCTCCGCGAACTGCTGCCGCGACTGGAAAAACACGGCACCATGCCGGAATCCCAGCTTCAGCAATTAGAGCTCGAGGTGTACCAGAACCTGCTGCGCGAAGCGGCCAATCGTAAAGATCGCGAGAAACTCAAGGGCGTATGGCAGAGCCTTAATGGCCGCTGGCAGCGCAACATCGAGCTGCGCAACCTTTACGGAGAAACCCTGCACAAGGTGGGGGACGATGTGGAGGCCGAAAAACAACTGCGCTGGATTCTGAACCGGGAATGGCGGGGAGACACCGTGCGCCTGTACGGTCACCTGACCGGGGCAGACGCGAACCAGCAACTCTCGGTCGCCGATGGTTGGCAAAAGGAGTACGGCGACAACGCCGACCTGCTGACCTGTCTGGGCCGACTGTGTCTGCGCAATGAAATCTGGGGCAAGGCGCGGCAATATTTCGAGAAGAGCCTGCTACTGCGCGCCGATCCCGTTACCTCTGCGGAGCTGGCGCGCTTGCTCTTCGCCCTCGGCGAAAAGGAGCAGGCCGCGCGCCTCTACGAGCAGGGCCTGCTGCTAGCCGTTTCCGACCTACCAAAGCTTCCACTGCCGGATCAGCAAACGGGCATGCTCAGCACCAAAGCGTCCTGA
- a CDS encoding DUF3185 family protein — protein MNKKIVGIVLIVIGVALGLWGYDVYDSASSQVVRAFSGDTPIEAWVGMVGGAICLLVGILKLK, from the coding sequence ATGAATAAGAAAATTGTTGGTATCGTTCTGATCGTTATTGGGGTGGCTTTGGGGCTCTGGGGTTATGACGTCTATGATTCGGCAAGCTCGCAGGTAGTGCGTGCGTTTAGTGGCGATACACCCATTGAAGCATGGGTAGGCATGGTCGGCGGCGCGATCTGTCTGCTGGTGGGGATTTTGAAACTTAAGTAA
- a CDS encoding Ada metal-binding domain-containing protein, producing MKLYKLLNSDGEIYESTEKGQLGGNSREKIYGTLNCTAANNALGNNIYEKHRVFFASESVAIAAGYRPCGRCLKSEYKKWKDSQEHPEPLA from the coding sequence ATGAAGCTGTATAAGCTATTGAATTCTGATGGCGAAATATATGAAAGTACTGAAAAAGGCCAGCTAGGCGGAAATTCTCGAGAAAAAATATACGGTACGCTTAATTGTACGGCTGCCAACAATGCGCTTGGTAATAATATTTATGAAAAGCACAGAGTTTTCTTTGCTAGCGAATCTGTCGCAATTGCAGCCGGGTATCGACCCTGCGGCCGTTGTCTGAAGTCTGAGTACAAAAAATGGAAGGATAGCCAGGAGCATCCTGAGCCCTTGGCGTAA
- a CDS encoding PLDc N-terminal domain-containing protein, producing the protein MEGVLGLLVLIADIYAIIKILQSSASGLKKLVWVLVVLLFPVIGFIAWFFFGPGGRG; encoded by the coding sequence ATGGAAGGTGTACTGGGCTTACTGGTTCTGATTGCAGATATCTATGCCATCATCAAGATCTTGCAAAGTTCCGCAAGTGGCCTGAAGAAACTGGTGTGGGTACTGGTTGTGCTGCTGTTCCCGGTCATTGGCTTTATTGCCTGGTTCTTCTTCGGTCCGGGGGGGCGCGGTTAA
- a CDS encoding IS110 family transposase has product MTNRKSAEAGVNVGVDIGKEYLDFHIHERDVYWRSDNTPDGIRYSLNRISRYQVARLVMEATGRYELLLADAAFERKMPVIIANPRAIRRYAGAVEQLAKTDKLDAALIAEFAARIQPKPSRSQSKNLREIRDLLARRRQLMNMRTRELNRQSIMGDGVLASTYRRLIKQLDKEVEWVDQKLNAAIEKESAWDEKKALLKSVPGVGDVLVHTLLGDLPELGTLNNKQIAALTGVAPMNRDSGKLRGKRRIRGGRSTVRVVLYMATVSATLCNPAIKAHYQNLVAQGKHKKVAITACMRKMITILNAMVRDGEPWAA; this is encoded by the coding sequence ATGACAAACCGTAAAAGTGCTGAGGCGGGAGTTAACGTGGGCGTGGATATCGGAAAGGAGTATCTCGATTTCCATATTCATGAGAGAGACGTTTACTGGAGATCAGACAACACTCCTGACGGTATTAGATACTCGCTCAACCGAATATCTCGCTACCAAGTCGCAAGGCTGGTCATGGAGGCCACAGGCCGCTATGAGTTGCTCTTAGCAGATGCCGCATTCGAGCGGAAGATGCCGGTGATCATCGCGAACCCCCGCGCGATCCGACGCTACGCCGGTGCTGTAGAACAGCTGGCTAAAACGGACAAGCTCGATGCCGCTCTGATTGCTGAATTTGCAGCGAGGATTCAGCCGAAACCGAGTAGATCACAGAGTAAAAACCTTCGTGAAATCAGAGACTTGCTGGCTCGTCGTCGCCAACTCATGAACATGAGGACACGCGAACTTAACAGGCAGTCGATCATGGGTGATGGCGTATTGGCCAGCACCTATCGAAGGCTAATCAAGCAGCTGGATAAAGAGGTTGAGTGGGTTGATCAGAAGCTAAATGCAGCTATCGAGAAGGAGTCTGCATGGGATGAAAAGAAAGCTCTTTTGAAAAGCGTTCCTGGTGTTGGCGACGTCCTGGTACATACCCTTCTGGGTGACCTTCCCGAGCTCGGCACACTGAATAACAAACAGATTGCAGCGCTCACCGGTGTAGCACCAATGAATCGAGATAGTGGAAAGCTGCGCGGAAAAAGAAGGATCAGAGGCGGCAGATCAACTGTCCGCGTGGTTCTCTACATGGCGACGGTCAGCGCCACCTTATGCAACCCAGCGATCAAAGCCCACTATCAAAATTTAGTAGCCCAGGGGAAGCACAAGAAAGTGGCGATCACTGCCTGCATGAGAAAAATGATCACAATTTTGAACGCTATGGTTCGCGATGGAGAACCCTGGGCTGCCTAG
- a CDS encoding RNA-binding protein — translation MNIYIGNLAYGVTSDELHEAFGAFGEISRATVITDRETGRSKGFGFVEMPNDDEARKAIEEMNDQPLSGRNIRVNEAKPREDRPRRPRF, via the coding sequence GTGAATATCTATATCGGAAATCTGGCCTACGGCGTAACCTCTGACGAACTGCACGAAGCTTTCGGTGCGTTCGGTGAAATCTCCCGGGCTACTGTAATCACTGACCGGGAAACTGGCCGTTCTAAAGGTTTTGGTTTCGTAGAAATGCCGAACGACGACGAAGCGCGTAAGGCAATCGAAGAAATGAATGATCAGCCGCTGTCTGGCCGTAACATCCGTGTTAACGAAGCCAAGCCGCGCGAAGACCGTCCGCGTCGTCCCCGCTTCTAA
- a CDS encoding uroporphyrinogen-III C-methyltransferase yields the protein MSDKKAPPPTTPDNSGDKKASDKGTAKDVPVVTRKAEPQSNFAKAAGTGGKSGSKPGGKPASGSAKKSPRPSKKKRGWGWFWLLLLVLIAIAVAAWYLVPGLREQVGQHLQTLPVVGKHFSTSAGNAAQATRSTTTQDAAQNTSSNLESSTDTSSARESLPDTGTARTDTGNTQSAAQAPVPEQPMLQPGEAPLTPPSSTSPVPPQDHSAQLIGELRQQLSQQNQQLSQQSQTIQQLQQQLAGLQRNVTAQGARLSQLGNASREDWKLAEADYLLRLANQRLMLEQDSRAALGLLKEVDTIIRQVDLPDLYGVRQQLARDITALKLVENVDREGLYLRLRALEEQMVKLNIQPQFDLAKRDAAAAQAQADNTGVGEEHFRSSWDNFVNFLKGSVRIRDGEVDPVLLSPQSETRFRQSLRLNMEQAELAVLRADDTVYKDSLSHARQLLLDYGVENPQREVILRELQELSAEKIKTELPNLSASQSALRNYIERMHKVSSGQADDGNNGGDSQ from the coding sequence ATGAGCGATAAAAAAGCCCCGCCGCCCACCACTCCGGACAACAGTGGCGACAAAAAGGCCAGCGACAAAGGTACGGCCAAAGACGTACCGGTGGTGACCCGCAAAGCCGAACCCCAGAGCAATTTTGCCAAAGCCGCCGGAACTGGCGGCAAAAGTGGTAGCAAGCCCGGGGGCAAGCCCGCTTCCGGTTCCGCCAAAAAGTCACCTCGCCCCAGCAAAAAGAAGCGCGGCTGGGGCTGGTTCTGGCTGTTGCTACTGGTTCTGATCGCCATCGCCGTGGCCGCTTGGTACCTGGTGCCCGGCTTACGGGAGCAAGTGGGGCAGCATCTGCAAACGCTGCCGGTGGTCGGCAAACACTTCTCCACGAGCGCGGGCAATGCAGCCCAGGCAACGCGATCCACAACGACACAGGACGCCGCTCAGAACACCTCCTCCAACCTGGAAAGCAGCACGGACACGTCCAGCGCGCGCGAATCTCTGCCGGACACGGGTACCGCCCGCACCGATACAGGGAACACACAGAGTGCCGCGCAAGCGCCGGTGCCGGAGCAGCCCATGCTGCAACCGGGCGAAGCGCCACTGACACCGCCGTCCAGCACGTCACCGGTCCCGCCGCAGGACCACAGCGCACAACTGATCGGTGAACTGCGCCAGCAGTTGTCCCAACAGAATCAGCAACTATCGCAGCAGAGCCAGACCATCCAGCAGCTACAGCAGCAACTGGCTGGGCTCCAGCGCAATGTCACCGCGCAGGGCGCCCGTCTCAGCCAGCTCGGTAACGCCAGCCGCGAGGACTGGAAGCTCGCCGAAGCGGACTACCTGCTGCGCCTCGCCAACCAGCGTCTGATGCTCGAACAGGACAGCCGCGCCGCGCTGGGCCTGCTGAAAGAAGTCGACACCATTATCCGCCAGGTCGACCTGCCGGACCTTTACGGCGTACGCCAGCAACTGGCCCGCGACATCACCGCGCTCAAGCTGGTGGAAAACGTAGACCGCGAAGGCCTCTACCTGCGCCTGCGTGCGCTGGAAGAACAGATGGTGAAACTCAACATCCAGCCCCAGTTCGACCTCGCCAAACGGGATGCGGCAGCGGCCCAAGCGCAAGCCGACAACACCGGTGTGGGGGAAGAGCATTTTCGCTCCAGCTGGGATAACTTCGTTAACTTTCTCAAGGGCTCGGTACGAATTCGCGACGGTGAAGTAGACCCGGTTCTGCTCTCCCCGCAGAGTGAAACCCGCTTCCGCCAGAGTCTGCGGCTGAATATGGAGCAGGCGGAACTCGCCGTGCTGCGCGCAGACGACACCGTTTACAAAGATTCGCTCAGCCACGCGCGACAGCTTTTGCTCGACTACGGCGTGGAAAATCCGCAACGGGAAGTGATTCTGCGAGAGCTGCAAGAGCTGAGTGCAGAAAAAATTAAAACCGAGCTACCCAACCTCAGCGCCTCGCAAAGCGCGTTACGCAATTACATCGAGCGCATGCACAAGGTTTCATCCGGCCAAGCGGACGACGGCAACAACGGAGGCGACTCCCAGTGA